The proteins below are encoded in one region of Populus alba chromosome 2, ASM523922v2, whole genome shotgun sequence:
- the LOC118049193 gene encoding LOW QUALITY PROTEIN: ent-copalyl diphosphate synthase 1-like (The sequence of the model RefSeq protein was modified relative to this genomic sequence to represent the inferred CDS: deleted 2 bases in 1 codon) codes for MSSHQYYSSIHLFSTVIPSTPRSSFSSSNNTIHPLPPPSGVWLYGARGKQDNFHASRCSAISKPRTQGYADLFHQQNGLPLINWPHHDVVEDDTEEDAAKVSVAKEIDEHVKTIKAMLEMMEDGEISISAYDTAWVALVEDINGSGLPQFPSSLQWIANNQLPDGSWGDAEIFLAHDRLINTLACVVALKSWNLHQEKCEKGMLFFRDNLCKLEDENAEHMPIGFEVAFPSLLEIAKKLDIEVPYDSPVLQEIYASRNLKLTRIPKDIMHNVPTTLLHSLEGMPGLEWKKLLKLQSQDGSFLFSPSSTAFALSQTKDKNCMEYLNKAVQRFEGGVPNVYPVDLFEHIWAVDRLQRLGISRYFESQIDECVSYIHRYWTEDGICWARNSEVHDIDDTAMGFRVLRLNGHHVSADVFKHFEKGGEFFCFAGQSTAAVTGMLNLYRASQLLFPGEKILEKAKEFSFKFLREKQAANELLDKWLITKDLPGEVGFALEIPWHASLPRVESRFYIEQYGGEDDVWIGKTLYRMPYVNNNEYLQLARLDYNNCQALHRIEWANFQKWYEECNLRDFGISRKTLLYSYFVAAASVFEPERSNERLAWAKTAILLEMIHSYFHEDSDSSGARRRTFVHEFSTGISINGRRTGTKKTRKELVKMLLGTLNQLSFGALEVHGRDISHSLRHAWERWLLSWELEGDRRRGEAELLVQTINLTAGYLVSEELLAHHPQYEQLADLANRICYQLGYYQKNKVHGNGSYSTITGSTDRITTPQIESDMQELMQLVIQKTSDGIDTKIKQTFLQVAKSFYYTAFCDPGTINYHIAKVLFETVA; via the exons atgtcctctcatcaatatTACTCCTCTATCCATCTCTTCTCTACGGTAATACCAAGCACACCAAGATCTTCCTTTTCCTCCTCTAACAATACTATCCATCCCCTTCCTCCTCCATCAG GTGTTTGGCTGTATGGGGCTAGAGGCAAGCAAGATAACTTTCATGCT TCAAGATGCAGTGCTATATCCAAACCTCGCACTCAAG GATATGCAGACTTGTTTCATCAACAAAATGGTCTGCCATTGATAAACTGGCCTCATCACGATGTTGTGGAGGATGACACAGAAGAAGATGCTGCTAAG gtctctGTAGCTAAGGAAATAGACGAGCATGTCAAAACTATTAAAGCAATGCTGGAAATGATGGAGGATGGAGAGATAAGCATCTCAGCTTATGACACCGCATGGGTTGCTCTTGTGGAAGACATTAACGGGAGTGGTCTTCCTCAATTCCCATCTAGCCTTCAGTGGATTGCAAACAATCAGCTTCCAGATGGCTCATGGGGTGATGCTGAAATATTTTTGGCGCATGATAGGTTGATCAATACGCTAGCATGTGTTGTCGCATTGAAATCATGGAATTTACACCAAGAAAAATGTGAAAAAG gtatgttattttttagagaCAACTTATGCAAGCTTGAAGATGAAAACGCTGAGCACATGCCCATTGGATTTGAAGTTGCTTTCCCTTCACTTCTCGAGATAGCTAAAAAATTAGACATCGAAGTTCCTTATGATTCTCCTGTCCTGCAAGAGATTTATGCCAGTAGAAATTTAAAGCTGACAAG GATACCCAAGGACATAATGCACAATGTGCCCACAACACTACTCCATAGCTTAGAAGGAATGCCAGGCCTGGAATGGAAAAAGCTTCTAAAATTACAGAGTCAAGATGGGTCATTCTTGTTCTCCCCGTCCTCCACTGCCTTCGCACTCAGTCAAACTAAAGATAAAAACTGCATGGAATATTTAAATAAGGCGGTCCAAAGATTCGAAGGGGGAG ttcccAATGTCTACCCGGTTGACTTATTTGAGCACATATGGGCCGTGGATCGTTTGCAGCGCTTGGGAATATCAAGATATTTCGAATCCCAGATCGACGAATGTGTCAGTTATATTCAtag ATATTGGACCGAAGATGGCATTTGCTGGGCAAGAAACTCTGAGGTCCATGATATTGATGACACAGCCATGGGATTCAGGGTACTAAGATTAAATGGGCACCATGTTTCTGCTG ACGTGTTCAAGCATTTTGAGAAAGGCGGTGAATTTTTCTGCTTTGCGGGGCAGTCAACAGCGGCAGTAACAGGAATGCTCAACCTGTATAGAGCTTCTCAGCTGCTGTTTCCGGGAGAGAAGATCCTTGAGAAGGCCAAGGAATTCTCATTCAAATTCCTAAGAGAAAAACAAGCTGCTAATGAACTTCTAGATAAATGGCTTATAACgaaggacttacctggcgag gtGGGATTTGCATTGGAAATTCCATGGCATGCGAGCTTGCCTCGCGTGGAGTCGAGATTCTACATAGAACAGTATGGTGGTGAAGATGACGTCTGGATTGGGAAGACCCTTTACAG AATGCCATACGTAAACAACAATGAGTATCTCCAGCTGGCAAGACTAGACTACAACAACTGCCAAGCATTACATCGCATTGAATGGGCCAATTTTCAAAA GTGGTATGAAGAATGCAATCTACGAGATTTTGGGATAAGCAGAAAAACCCTCCTCTACTCTTATTTTGTGGCAGCAGCCAGTGTATTTGAGCCGGAAAGGTCCAATGAGCGACTTGCATGGGCTAAGACTGCGATCTTGCTCGAGATGATCCACTCTTATTTCCACGAGGATAGTGACAGTTCCGGTGCTCGGAGGAGAACTTTCGTGCATGAATTCAGCACCGGTATTAGCATTAATGGAAG GAGGACGGGTACAAAGAAGACAAGGAAGGAACTCGTTAAGATGCTGCTTGGAACCCTAAATCAGCTCTCTTTTGGCGCATTGGAGGTTCATGGTCGAGACATTAGCCACAGTTTGCGTCATGCT TGGGAAAGGTGGCTCTTGAGCTGGGAATTGGAAGGAGATAGACGCCGAGGGGAAGCAGAACTGCTGGTGCAAACAATAAACCTGACAGCTGGCTATTTGGTCTCCGAGGAGCTCTTGGCCCATCATCCTCAATATGAACAGCTCGCCGACCTGGCAAACAGAATATGCTATCAACTTGGTTATTACCAGAAGAACAAG GTGCATGGCAACGGAAGCTACAGCACTATCACCGGTAGCACTGACAGAATCACAACCCCGCAAATAGAATCTGACATGCAAGAACTTATGCAGTTAGTGATCCAAAAGACCTCGGATGGAATAGATACTAAAATCAAGCAAACATTCCTTCAAGTAGCCAAGAGTTTTTACTACACCGCATTCTGTGATCCTGGGACTATCAACTACCATATAGCTAAAGTGCTTTTTGAGACAGTGGCTTAG
- the LOC118049196 gene encoding fatty-acid-binding protein 1 — translation MVSLRFPFLFSQPKKHPNGISRTITSRSFPTTTTTVACALAAGAAAFAGIAATRNSKNPKQDNPFIQNALNLLFSNHLLAPWASLSLADPSPSVVETKTGAAFPSVIFESRRLLGIGLRKKVILGLKNIDVYAFGVYADVDEVRKVLGEKYGKLSVSELKESKEFKEDFMGGDIGMTVRLQIVYSKLSIRSVRSAFEESVGSRLQKFGEPNSKELLQRFTSQFKDEYKIPRGSVIELSREQGHVLRTTIDGKEVGSIQSKLLCRSILDLYIGEDPFDKGAKEDIESKFASLLQVDH, via the exons atggtttcacTGCGCTTCCCGTTCTTGTTTTCTCAGCCCAAGAAACACCCCAACGGCATCTCCCGTACCATCACTTCCCGCTCCTTCCCCACCACCACAACCACCGTGGCATGTGCCTTGGCCGCCGGAGCTGCCGCATTTGCAGGCATAGCAGCCACCCGCAACtccaaaaatccaaaacaagaTAACCCGTTCATCCAAAACGCCCTGAATCTTCTCTTCTCCAATCACTTGCTAGCACCGTGGGCTTCACTCTCTCTAGCAGACCCTTCACCTTCAGTTGTGGAAACGAAGACCGGAGCAGCGTTTCCTTCGGTTATTTTCGAGTCTCGGAGACTTTTGGGAATTGGGCTGCGTAAAAAGGTTATCTTGGGATTGAAGAACATTGATGTCTACGCCTTCG GTGTTTATGCGGATGTTGATGAAGTGAGGAAAGTTCTGGGTGAAAAATATGGAAAACTCTCTGTTTCAGAACTCAAGGAAAGCAAGGAGTTTAAAGAGGATTTTATGGGAGGTGATATTGGCATGACTGTTAGACTTCAGATAGTCTATAGTAAGCTAAGCATTCGCTCTGTTAGAAGTGCCTTTGAAGAGTCTGTAGGAAGCAGACTGCAAAAATTTGGGGAACCAAATAGCAAGGAATTGCTtcagag GTTCACTTCTCAGTTTAAGGATGAATATAAAATACCACGGGGTTCTGTGATAGAGCTTTCAAGGGAGCAAGGCCATGTACTTCGCACAACAA TTGATGGGAAGGAGGTGGGAAGTATCCAGAGTAAACTCCTCTGCCGATCGATTTTAGATCTGTATATTGGCGAGGATCCATTTGATAAAGGGGCCAAAGAAGACATAGAAAGCAAGTTTGCATCTCTCCTTCAAGTAGATCACTGA